A region of Acidithiobacillus ferridurans DNA encodes the following proteins:
- a CDS encoding AI-2E family transporter: MQRFFVLAILILLGWLAYRLSPILSPFLIAGILAYLGNPLVTRLQRYRINRTWGTTLVFVLVILVLAGIIMALLPVIRHQSLLFVEYLRQYLELLQTRIIPQLSARIGIPLDSQSVAHYATANAQKLAGWLGRSLQMALSSGPGLISSVLSIILVPVLGFYLLRDWPHLIGRIAALIPPHYLPLSRRLAGDADAMLMAFLRGQLLVMLALGASYAIGLSIVGLKTAILVGLVAGLLSFVPYLGVVSGIAMATLAMYVQTGAFLPILGVLIVFGIGQILESMVFTPYLVGDRIGLHPVAVIFAVLAGGELFGFIGLLLALPVTAVLIALLRHLHGWYVRSPYYLGKES, encoded by the coding sequence ATGCAACGATTTTTTGTGCTGGCCATCCTGATCCTGCTGGGCTGGCTGGCCTACCGTCTCTCCCCCATTCTCAGCCCCTTTCTGATTGCCGGCATTCTCGCCTATCTCGGCAACCCGTTGGTGACCCGCCTGCAACGATATCGGATCAATCGCACCTGGGGTACGACACTGGTTTTCGTTCTCGTCATTCTGGTTCTGGCCGGGATCATCATGGCCCTGCTCCCCGTGATCCGCCATCAATCTTTGCTCTTCGTGGAATATCTGCGCCAGTATCTGGAACTCCTGCAAACCCGGATCATCCCGCAACTTTCCGCGCGGATCGGCATTCCGCTCGACAGTCAGAGCGTCGCCCATTATGCCACGGCCAATGCCCAAAAATTGGCGGGATGGCTGGGACGCAGCCTCCAGATGGCGTTGAGCTCCGGTCCCGGTCTGATCAGCAGTGTGCTCAGTATCATTCTGGTGCCGGTGCTGGGCTTCTATCTGCTGCGCGACTGGCCACACCTCATTGGCCGTATTGCCGCACTCATCCCACCGCACTATCTGCCGCTTTCCCGACGTCTGGCCGGTGACGCCGATGCCATGCTCATGGCCTTCTTACGCGGACAACTCCTGGTGATGCTGGCTCTCGGCGCCAGTTACGCGATCGGCCTCAGTATCGTCGGCCTGAAAACCGCCATCCTCGTCGGCCTGGTGGCGGGACTGCTCAGTTTCGTGCCCTATCTGGGCGTCGTGAGCGGCATAGCCATGGCCACCCTCGCCATGTACGTGCAGACCGGCGCATTCTTGCCCATTCTCGGGGTACTGATCGTCTTTGGCATCGGCCAGATACTGGAAAGCATGGTGTTTACCCCTTATCTGGTGGGAGACCGCATCGGTCTGCACCCGGTCGCCGTCATTTTCGCCGTGCTGGCAGGCGGCGAACTCTTCGGCTTCATCGGCCTGCTGCTTGCATTACCGGTGACCGCCGTCCTCATCGCCCTGCTCCGCCACCTTCACGGCTGGTATGTGCGGAGCCCTTATTATCTGGGTAAGGAGTCATAA
- the amrB gene encoding AmmeMemoRadiSam system protein B, giving the protein MKLVRPAAVAGMFYPGKAAVLRAEVERLLARAEQDGEAAAAPWPKAIIVPHAGYIYSGTVAASGYALLAKGGGISAGWCFWGRHIVCHFAVSPCRVSRPCKRR; this is encoded by the coding sequence GTGAAACTCGTCAGACCAGCAGCGGTGGCCGGTATGTTTTATCCTGGTAAGGCGGCCGTTTTGCGGGCCGAGGTGGAGCGTTTACTGGCCAGAGCTGAACAGGACGGTGAAGCGGCCGCTGCCCCATGGCCCAAGGCCATTATTGTCCCCCATGCGGGCTATATCTACTCGGGAACGGTGGCGGCTTCCGGTTACGCCCTGCTGGCCAAGGGCGGGGGCATATCCGCCGGGTGGTGCTTCTGGGGCCGGCACATCGTCTGCCATTTCGCGGTCTCGCCCTGCCGGGTGTCCAGGCCATGCAAACGCCGCTAG